One window from the genome of Pseudonocardia hierapolitana encodes:
- the pdxT gene encoding pyridoxal 5'-phosphate synthase glutaminase subunit PdxT, giving the protein MVPVIGVLALQGDVREHVAALTACGDVRAVPVRRPSELDAVDALVIPGGESTTMSRLLQTFDLLDPLRKRIVDGMPAYGSCAGMILLAGEVLDGRPDQQQLGGLDVVVRRNAFGRQVDSFETDLEFSGLPGGPVRAVFIRAPWVESVGPAVEVLATVPARTLTGADAGAAAGRAVAVRQGSVIATAFHPELTGDLRVHGLFCELVKTATG; this is encoded by the coding sequence GTGGTTCCGGTGATCGGCGTGCTCGCATTGCAGGGTGACGTCCGCGAGCACGTGGCGGCCCTCACGGCCTGCGGTGACGTGCGCGCGGTGCCGGTGCGACGCCCGTCCGAGCTCGACGCGGTGGACGCCCTGGTGATCCCCGGCGGCGAGTCCACCACGATGAGCCGGCTGCTGCAGACGTTCGACCTGCTCGACCCGCTGCGCAAGCGCATCGTCGACGGGATGCCCGCCTACGGCTCCTGCGCCGGGATGATCCTGCTGGCCGGCGAGGTCCTGGACGGCCGCCCCGACCAGCAGCAGCTCGGCGGCCTCGACGTCGTGGTGCGGCGCAACGCCTTCGGTCGCCAGGTCGACTCCTTCGAGACCGACCTGGAGTTCAGCGGCCTCCCAGGCGGCCCGGTCCGCGCGGTGTTCATCCGCGCCCCGTGGGTGGAGTCGGTGGGGCCTGCGGTCGAGGTGCTCGCCACCGTCCCGGCACGCACCCTCACGGGCGCCGACGCGGGGGCGGCGGCCGGACGCGCGGTGGCCGTGCGGCAGGGCTCGGTGATCGCCACCGCCTTCCACCCGGAGCTGACGGGCGACCTGCGGGTCCACGGCCTCTTCTGCGAGCTGGTGAAGACGGCGACGGGGTAA
- a CDS encoding fibronectin type III domain-containing protein, whose translation MADLAPFDPNDYRKRVLAAVEKRGGPDASDPFELYDLPPVDDLDDAAVAEQVAEVWAAWQRQRDHPKYRVLVGLLVQQHAQRSAELLDARRRRMAAARVRAQREQRDSARYELLDAAIRRLVQRHRGIPADKVEGLYEVGALAGLSRAEVDARLGRHRVLPTAASAREPAIGPERRRQVRALLDEFGRLTGDPAPPTLLALLGLGPDATAEQVRTMAGAWRARARELPPERLRAVVDELLVHVSELLEPGREAVDAYLEAVAADVAEYLRPRVRAAVLVEDRLVAEDREHLLEEALELGLDRRRVAALIAALAEELGVGVDGPAPAPAPPAPPRVREWEEPLKAARAALRAGRPAEAQRLVGVAEQHAGHDGGTRVRAVAGEVAAVLADAETRWRAAMAAVEARRWSEAVEILDGLRRTAADVPGPRGSSVEDLLREARAALERADRAVAAALGGPVADRARALSAVLADCAGHPGATAALQQIPVAAPAWVSAARDARGDVLVLWAASITPDVAYRVSRQGSDGRWQVLGRTDTTSMDDGGAPVGVEVPVYAVVAMHAGRASGETRSDAVHAVEPIAVARGPQPPRDVRALRTAGGTVRVSWTGSGEVEYRVRSLTPDGRWRVVGRTRDLSIEDGGAPSNGPVPVYGVSAAAGGERSPEIHSAP comes from the coding sequence GTGGCTGATCTTGCGCCGTTCGATCCCAACGACTACCGCAAGCGCGTGCTCGCCGCCGTCGAGAAGCGCGGCGGGCCGGACGCGTCGGACCCGTTCGAGCTCTACGACCTGCCCCCGGTCGACGACCTGGACGACGCCGCCGTCGCCGAGCAGGTCGCCGAGGTGTGGGCCGCTTGGCAGCGCCAGCGCGACCACCCGAAGTACCGGGTGCTCGTCGGGCTGCTCGTGCAGCAGCACGCGCAGCGCAGCGCCGAGCTGCTCGACGCCCGGCGGCGCCGGATGGCCGCGGCTCGGGTGCGCGCGCAGCGGGAGCAGCGCGACTCCGCGCGCTACGAGCTGCTCGACGCCGCCATCCGCCGCCTGGTGCAGCGGCACCGCGGGATCCCCGCGGACAAGGTGGAGGGCCTGTACGAGGTGGGTGCGCTCGCGGGGCTGAGCCGCGCCGAGGTGGACGCGCGGTTGGGGCGGCACCGGGTGCTGCCGACGGCCGCGTCGGCACGGGAGCCTGCGATCGGACCGGAGCGCCGCCGGCAGGTGCGCGCCCTGCTGGACGAGTTCGGCAGGCTCACCGGCGATCCGGCACCGCCCACCCTGCTCGCGCTGCTCGGGCTGGGCCCGGACGCCACGGCCGAGCAGGTGCGCACCATGGCGGGCGCCTGGCGGGCACGCGCCCGGGAGCTGCCGCCGGAGCGGCTGCGGGCCGTGGTGGACGAGCTGCTCGTGCACGTGTCCGAGCTGCTGGAGCCGGGGCGCGAGGCCGTCGACGCCTACCTGGAGGCGGTGGCGGCCGACGTCGCCGAGTACCTGCGCCCCCGGGTGCGCGCCGCGGTGCTGGTGGAGGACCGGCTGGTCGCCGAGGACCGGGAACACCTGCTGGAGGAGGCCCTGGAGCTCGGGCTGGACCGCCGCCGGGTGGCCGCGCTGATCGCCGCGCTGGCCGAGGAGCTGGGGGTGGGCGTCGACGGGCCCGCGCCTGCTCCTGCGCCGCCGGCCCCGCCCCGCGTGCGGGAGTGGGAGGAGCCGCTGAAGGCGGCCCGTGCGGCGCTGCGGGCGGGCCGGCCTGCGGAGGCGCAGCGCCTCGTCGGGGTTGCCGAGCAGCACGCCGGCCACGACGGGGGCACGCGGGTGCGGGCGGTCGCCGGCGAGGTCGCCGCCGTGCTCGCCGACGCCGAGACCCGCTGGCGCGCAGCCATGGCCGCCGTCGAGGCACGTCGGTGGAGCGAGGCCGTCGAGATCCTGGACGGGCTCCGGCGGACCGCGGCCGACGTACCCGGCCCGCGGGGTTCCTCCGTCGAGGATCTGCTGCGGGAGGCGCGCGCCGCGCTGGAGCGGGCCGACCGGGCCGTCGCCGCCGCGCTCGGCGGTCCGGTGGCCGACCGGGCCCGGGCCCTGTCCGCGGTGCTCGCCGACTGCGCCGGCCACCCCGGCGCCACCGCGGCCCTGCAGCAGATCCCTGTCGCCGCCCCGGCCTGGGTCAGCGCGGCCCGCGACGCCCGGGGCGACGTCCTGGTGCTGTGGGCCGCGTCCATCACGCCCGACGTCGCGTACCGGGTGAGCCGGCAGGGCAGCGACGGCCGGTGGCAGGTGCTGGGCCGCACCGACACCACCTCCATGGACGACGGCGGAGCTCCGGTCGGGGTCGAGGTTCCGGTGTACGCGGTGGTGGCGATGCACGCCGGACGCGCATCGGGGGAGACGCGCTCGGACGCCGTGCACGCGGTGGAGCCGATTGCCGTTGCCCGTGGGCCGCAGCCGCCCCGGGACGTCCGTGCGCTGCGCACCGCGGGCGGCACCGTGCGCGTCAGCTGGACCGGATCGGGCGAGGTCGAGTACCGGGTGCGCAGCCTGACCCCGGACGGGCGATGGCGGGTGGTCGGGCGCACGCGGGACCTGTCGATCGAGGACGGCGGTGCCCCCTCGAACGGCCCCGTACCCGTGTACGGGGTGAGTGCGGCGGCCGGCGGCGAGCGCTCGCCGGAGATCCACTCGGCGCCGTGA
- a CDS encoding YebC/PmpR family DNA-binding transcriptional regulator, with translation MSGHSKWATTKHKKAVIDARRGKMFAKLIKNIEVAARTGGGDPDGNPTLYDAIQKAKKSSVPNDNIERAIKRGSGADAGGADYQTITYEGYGPNGVAVLIECLTDNRNRAATEVRLAMTRNGGQMADPGSVAYLFTRKGVVIVPKNGLTEDDVLMAVLDAGAEEVNDLGESFEIVSEATDLIAVRTALQEAGIDYDSADPTFLPSMSVPLDAEAAKKVFRLIEALEDSDEVQNVYANFDVSDEVMAEVG, from the coding sequence GTGAGCGGCCACTCCAAATGGGCGACGACGAAGCACAAGAAGGCCGTCATCGACGCTCGGCGCGGCAAGATGTTCGCCAAGCTGATCAAGAACATCGAGGTCGCCGCGCGTACCGGCGGCGGTGATCCCGACGGCAACCCCACGCTCTACGACGCCATCCAGAAGGCGAAGAAGAGCTCGGTGCCCAACGACAACATCGAGCGTGCCATCAAGCGCGGCTCGGGCGCCGACGCCGGCGGCGCGGACTACCAGACGATCACCTACGAGGGTTACGGCCCCAACGGCGTCGCGGTGCTGATCGAGTGCCTCACCGACAACCGCAACCGGGCCGCCACCGAGGTGCGCCTCGCGATGACCCGCAACGGTGGCCAGATGGCCGACCCCGGCTCGGTGGCCTACCTGTTCACCCGCAAGGGCGTGGTGATCGTCCCGAAGAACGGGCTCACCGAGGACGACGTGCTCATGGCCGTGCTCGACGCGGGCGCTGAGGAGGTCAACGACCTCGGCGAGAGCTTCGAGATCGTCTCCGAGGCCACCGACCTCATCGCGGTGCGCACCGCGCTGCAGGAGGCCGGCATCGACTACGACTCGGCCGACCCCACGTTCCTGCCGTCGATGTCGGTGCCGCTGGATGCCGAGGCGGCCAAGAAGGTGTTCCGGCTCATCGAGGCCCTCGAGGACTCCGACGAGGTCCAGAACGTCTACGCCAACTTCGACGTGTCCGACGAGGTCATGGCCGAGGTCGGCTGA
- a CDS encoding Hsp70 family protein, translated as MAVHGIDLGTTNSAIAHTGIDGRPEVLEGLAGSPTTPSVVLFAGPDEHVVGEGARREARLDPEHVCALVKRRMGDAEWRFVAHGKAWSAPAVSALILKSLVADAAFATGETQTSAVITVPAYFGDEERRATVLAGTYAGLDVVDVLSEPIAAALSYGFGRLDATPDLAKGDAHETVLVYDLGGGTFDATVIELADRRIAVLAVEGDHQLGGADWDERIALHLSRRFCAENPDAEDPLDDSAGSQALVLAAERAKHQLTDADSTDVVVAHDGARSVVRITRAELEEMTAPLLRRTLDLTRACLAEAARRGVPRVDRVLLVGGSSRMPVVAAALRDELGLEPRLHDPDLAVARGAALYGEKKELERMVAADLRTRGRLRDGVPLDDAAAPDLDDACRRVADAYGVALVQVRRAVEIQVDTVVSRGFGVLAINGFTGRLEASWLVHRNDRLPIRTSRSYGTMRADQDVIQVTVVEQQGQAESARPEDVKILIAGEITGIPPGYDEGSEVRVTFEMGFDGVLHVTAFHLDAGIPLQLTATTGATLSQAEVARERDQLGKTRRRG; from the coding sequence GTGGCCGTCCACGGTATCGATCTCGGCACCACGAACTCCGCCATCGCCCACACCGGAATCGACGGACGGCCCGAGGTGCTCGAAGGGCTGGCGGGTTCGCCCACCACGCCGTCGGTGGTGTTGTTCGCCGGCCCGGACGAGCACGTCGTGGGGGAAGGGGCGCGCCGGGAGGCGCGGCTCGACCCCGAGCACGTTTGCGCGCTGGTGAAGCGCCGGATGGGCGACGCCGAGTGGCGGTTCGTGGCGCACGGCAAGGCCTGGTCGGCGCCCGCGGTGTCGGCGCTGATCCTGAAGAGCCTCGTCGCCGACGCCGCGTTCGCCACCGGGGAGACCCAGACGTCCGCGGTGATCACCGTGCCCGCCTACTTCGGCGACGAGGAGCGGCGCGCCACGGTCCTGGCCGGCACCTATGCCGGGCTGGACGTCGTCGACGTGCTGTCCGAGCCGATCGCCGCCGCGCTGTCCTACGGATTCGGGCGGCTCGACGCCACGCCGGACCTCGCCAAGGGGGATGCGCACGAGACCGTGCTCGTCTACGACCTCGGCGGCGGCACCTTCGACGCCACCGTGATCGAGCTGGCCGACCGGCGCATCGCCGTGCTCGCCGTGGAGGGCGACCACCAGCTCGGTGGCGCTGACTGGGACGAGCGGATCGCCCTGCACCTGTCCCGCCGGTTCTGCGCCGAGAACCCCGACGCCGAGGACCCCCTGGACGACTCCGCGGGGTCACAGGCGCTGGTGCTCGCCGCCGAGCGCGCCAAGCACCAGCTCACCGACGCCGACAGCACCGACGTGGTCGTCGCCCACGACGGCGCCCGCTCGGTCGTCAGGATCACCCGGGCCGAGCTGGAGGAGATGACGGCCCCGTTGCTGCGTCGCACCCTCGACCTCACCCGCGCCTGCCTCGCGGAGGCCGCCCGCCGCGGGGTTCCTCGCGTCGACCGCGTGCTGCTCGTCGGCGGATCGTCGCGGATGCCGGTCGTCGCCGCCGCCCTCCGCGACGAGCTGGGGCTCGAGCCGCGGCTGCACGACCCCGATCTCGCCGTCGCCCGCGGCGCGGCGCTGTACGGGGAGAAGAAGGAGCTCGAGCGGATGGTCGCCGCCGACCTGCGCACCCGCGGCCGGCTGCGCGACGGCGTCCCGCTCGACGACGCCGCGGCCCCTGATCTGGACGACGCCTGCCGCCGCGTCGCGGACGCCTACGGGGTGGCGCTGGTGCAGGTGCGCCGCGCGGTGGAGATCCAGGTCGACACGGTCGTCTCCCGCGGGTTCGGCGTGCTCGCGATCAACGGGTTCACCGGCCGGCTCGAGGCGTCATGGCTGGTGCACCGCAACGACCGACTGCCCATCCGCACCAGCCGCTCGTACGGCACCATGCGCGCCGACCAGGACGTCATCCAGGTCACCGTCGTCGAGCAGCAGGGCCAGGCGGAGTCGGCCCGGCCGGAGGACGTGAAGATCCTCATCGCGGGGGAGATCACCGGCATCCCGCCCGGCTACGACGAGGGCAGCGAGGTGCGGGTGACGTTCGAGATGGGGTTCGACGGGGTCCTGCACGTCACCGCGTTCCACCTCGACGCCGGCATCCCCCTGCAGCTCACCGCCACCACCGGGGCCACGCTCTCCCAGGCCGAGGTGGCGCGCGAGCGCGACCAGCTGGGGAAGACCCGCCGACGTGGCTGA
- the dnaE gene encoding DNA polymerase III subunit alpha, with protein sequence MLDGAAKIAALVAEAERLGMPAVAMTDHGNLHGADEFHRVASRSAVKPVIGIEAYVAPASRFHRKPVFWGQAHQRGTDELGGGGDVSGGGAYTHLTLLAQDATGLRNLFRLSSLASIEGYYRKPRMDRELLERHAAGIIATTGCPSGEVQTRLRLGQRAEAMQAASDLKDLFGAGDVYLELMDHGLPIERSVRDGLLEIGRALDLPPLATNDSHYVTRDQAAMHAALLCVQSGRTLTDPTRFRFDGDGYHLASPAEMRAYWDAEVPGAADNTLEVAERIGSYAEVWEHRDRMPVPDVPDGHDAASWLRHTVAEGLRRRLRAGVPDTYRERADFEIDVIVQKGFPGYFLITADLMAHARSVGIRVGPGRGSAAGSLVAYALGITNLDPIPHGLLFERFLNPERVSMPDIDMDFDDRRRGEMVRYATEKYGADRVAQVITFGTIKTKAAIKDAARVHFGQAGYAVADRISKALPPPVAARDIPLSGIVDPAHERYAEAAEVRTLIESDETAATIVETARGLEGLVRGAGVHACAVIMSAEPLIDVVPLWRRDDGALITGWDYPSCEAIGLLKMDFLGLRNLTVIGDAIENVRANRGVDVDLENLAPDDPETYALLARGESLGVFQLDGAAMRELLRRMRPTGFGDIIAVNALYRPGPMAMNTHLNYADRKNGRQRVEPIHAELAEPLSDILAETHGLVVYQEQIMQIAQRVARYSMGRADVLRRAMGKKKKEVLEEEFDGFRAGMRAQGFSDEAVQALWDTVLPFAGYAFNKSHAAGYALVGYWTAYLKARYPVEYMAALLTSVGNDKDKSAVYLAECRRLGIRVLPPDVNSSARRFAAVGDDIRFGLEAVRNVGAGVVEAILRTREDGGPYRSFADFMERSELAVCAKRALESLAKAGAFESLGATRRAVIQVHEAAVDAVVPLKRRAAAGQYDLFGEETADPESTSPLAHLRLGTEEYPRAELLAHEREMLGLYVTAHPLDGAERLLRRHTDRSIAALLADRPREGVVTVAGLITAVDRRVDKKGEPWAICTLEDLDSGLEVLFFARTYAAVAAQLADDTAVAVTGRVSWREDRMSVFGESLVVLDLAATGPEPLVLSCGPERFDADAVDELRRTLLAHPGDTPVHVRLDGRRGPRLFALDDYPVEITSALLGELKGVPGIAVPPATYPGGRGSGDRRARIAG encoded by the coding sequence ATGCTCGACGGCGCCGCGAAGATCGCAGCACTCGTCGCCGAGGCCGAGCGGCTCGGCATGCCCGCCGTGGCGATGACCGACCACGGCAACCTGCACGGCGCCGACGAGTTCCACCGGGTCGCGAGCCGCAGCGCCGTGAAACCGGTCATCGGGATCGAGGCGTACGTGGCACCGGCGAGCCGGTTCCACCGCAAGCCCGTGTTCTGGGGCCAGGCGCACCAGCGCGGTACCGACGAGCTGGGTGGGGGCGGTGACGTCTCCGGCGGCGGCGCGTACACCCACCTGACGCTGCTGGCGCAGGACGCGACCGGCCTGCGCAACCTGTTCCGGCTCTCCTCGCTCGCCAGCATCGAGGGCTACTACCGCAAGCCGCGGATGGACCGGGAGCTCCTCGAACGGCACGCGGCGGGGATCATCGCCACGACCGGCTGCCCGTCCGGCGAGGTGCAGACCCGGCTGCGGCTGGGGCAGCGCGCGGAGGCGATGCAGGCCGCGTCCGATCTCAAGGACCTGTTCGGCGCCGGCGACGTCTACCTGGAGCTGATGGACCACGGACTGCCGATCGAGCGGTCGGTCCGCGACGGCCTGCTCGAGATCGGCCGAGCCCTCGACCTGCCGCCGCTGGCCACGAACGACTCCCACTACGTCACCCGCGACCAGGCGGCCATGCACGCCGCGCTGCTGTGCGTGCAGTCCGGCAGGACGCTCACCGACCCGACGCGGTTCCGGTTCGACGGCGACGGCTACCACCTGGCCTCGCCTGCTGAGATGCGGGCCTACTGGGACGCGGAGGTGCCCGGCGCAGCCGACAACACCCTCGAGGTGGCAGAGCGGATCGGTTCCTACGCCGAGGTCTGGGAGCACCGCGACCGGATGCCGGTCCCCGACGTGCCGGACGGCCACGACGCGGCGTCCTGGCTCCGGCACACGGTCGCCGAGGGCTTGCGCCGCCGTCTCCGCGCAGGGGTCCCGGACACCTACCGCGAACGGGCCGACTTCGAGATCGACGTGATCGTCCAGAAGGGATTCCCCGGCTACTTCCTGATCACCGCCGACCTCATGGCCCACGCCCGCAGCGTGGGGATCCGCGTGGGGCCCGGCCGCGGGTCGGCGGCCGGCTCGCTGGTGGCGTACGCGCTGGGCATCACCAACCTGGACCCGATCCCGCACGGGCTGCTCTTCGAACGCTTCCTCAACCCCGAACGCGTGTCGATGCCCGACATCGACATGGACTTCGACGACCGCAGGCGCGGCGAGATGGTGCGTTACGCCACCGAGAAGTACGGCGCCGACCGGGTCGCTCAGGTCATCACGTTCGGCACGATCAAGACGAAGGCGGCGATCAAGGACGCCGCCCGCGTGCACTTCGGGCAGGCCGGCTACGCGGTCGCCGACCGGATCTCCAAGGCGCTGCCGCCGCCGGTCGCCGCGAGGGACATCCCGCTCTCCGGGATCGTCGACCCGGCGCACGAGCGCTACGCCGAGGCCGCCGAGGTGCGGACGCTCATCGAGAGCGACGAGACCGCGGCGACGATCGTCGAGACCGCGCGCGGGCTCGAAGGCCTGGTGCGCGGCGCGGGCGTGCACGCCTGCGCGGTGATCATGTCGGCCGAGCCGCTGATCGACGTCGTCCCGCTGTGGCGGCGCGACGACGGCGCGCTGATCACCGGCTGGGACTACCCGTCCTGCGAGGCCATCGGCCTGCTGAAGATGGACTTCCTCGGGCTGCGCAACCTCACGGTGATCGGCGACGCGATCGAGAACGTCCGAGCCAACCGGGGCGTCGACGTCGACCTCGAGAACCTCGCACCGGACGATCCGGAGACCTACGCGCTGCTGGCCCGCGGCGAGAGCCTGGGCGTGTTCCAGCTCGACGGCGCCGCCATGCGGGAGCTGCTGCGCCGCATGCGCCCGACCGGGTTCGGCGACATCATCGCGGTCAACGCCCTCTACCGGCCGGGGCCGATGGCGATGAACACCCACCTGAACTACGCCGACCGCAAGAACGGCCGCCAGCGCGTCGAGCCGATCCACGCCGAGCTCGCCGAGCCGCTCTCCGACATCCTCGCCGAGACCCACGGCCTGGTCGTCTACCAGGAACAGATCATGCAGATCGCGCAGCGGGTGGCGCGCTACTCGATGGGGCGCGCCGACGTCCTGCGCCGCGCGATGGGCAAGAAGAAGAAGGAGGTACTGGAGGAGGAGTTCGACGGCTTCCGCGCCGGCATGCGGGCGCAGGGATTCAGCGACGAGGCGGTGCAGGCGCTGTGGGACACGGTCCTCCCGTTCGCCGGGTACGCGTTCAACAAGTCGCACGCCGCCGGGTACGCGCTGGTCGGCTACTGGACGGCGTACCTCAAGGCGCGCTACCCGGTGGAGTACATGGCGGCCCTGCTGACCTCGGTCGGCAACGACAAGGACAAGTCGGCGGTGTACCTCGCCGAGTGCCGGCGGCTCGGCATCCGGGTCCTCCCGCCCGACGTCAACTCCTCCGCCCGGCGCTTCGCCGCGGTCGGTGACGACATCCGCTTCGGTCTCGAGGCCGTGCGCAACGTCGGCGCGGGCGTCGTCGAGGCGATCCTGCGCACCCGCGAGGACGGCGGGCCGTACCGGTCCTTCGCCGACTTCATGGAGCGCTCCGAGCTCGCGGTCTGTGCCAAGCGGGCGCTCGAGTCGCTCGCCAAGGCCGGGGCGTTCGAGTCGCTGGGTGCGACGCGACGGGCCGTGATCCAGGTCCACGAGGCGGCCGTCGACGCCGTCGTCCCGCTCAAGCGGCGGGCGGCGGCGGGCCAGTACGACCTGTTCGGGGAGGAGACCGCGGACCCCGAATCCACCTCGCCGCTCGCGCACCTGCGGCTGGGCACCGAGGAGTACCCGCGCGCGGAACTGCTCGCCCACGAGCGGGAGATGCTCGGCCTCTACGTCACGGCGCACCCCCTCGACGGCGCGGAGCGCCTGCTGCGACGCCACACCGACCGCTCGATCGCCGCCCTGCTCGCCGATCGGCCCCGCGAGGGGGTGGTCACGGTCGCCGGCCTGATCACCGCCGTGGACCGGCGCGTCGACAAGAAGGGCGAGCCGTGGGCGATCTGCACCCTCGAGGACCTCGACTCGGGCCTGGAGGTCCTGTTCTTCGCCCGGACGTACGCGGCGGTCGCAGCGCAGCTCGCCGACGACACCGCTGTTGCCGTCACCGGGCGGGTGAGCTGGCGGGAGGACCGGATGTCGGTGTTCGGCGAGTCGCTGGTCGTGCTGGACCTGGCCGCGACCGGGCCGGAGCCGCTGGTGCTCTCGTGCGGGCCCGAGCGGTTCGACGCCGACGCGGTCGACGAGCTGCGCCGCACCCTGCTCGCACACCCGGGCGACACGCCCGTGCACGTCCGCCTCGACGGGCGGCGCGGGCCGCGGCTCTTCGCGCTCGACGACTACCCGGTCGAGATCACCTCGGCGCTGCTGGGCGAGCTGAAGGGCGTGCCGGGGATCGCCGTCCCACCGGCGACGTACCCTGGAGGGCGTGGTTCCGGTGATCGGCGTGCTCGCATTGCAGGGTGA
- a CDS encoding nucleotide exchange factor GrpE, protein MADPSLQDLADKVDDLSRLVTRQSAALARLAEGGTRAGPDVPLLVELHALRSDALACAATTRTRKERAAFEAIAAGLERLLAGRGGTLVSPRPGHAFSAATMEAAEVLTTDDAALDRTVAALLEPGLEVDGRSVRPARVSVHRLRVPEKTNGAPPGGERRS, encoded by the coding sequence GTGGCCGACCCCTCACTGCAGGACCTCGCTGACAAGGTGGACGACCTGTCACGGCTCGTCACGCGCCAGTCCGCAGCGCTCGCCCGGCTGGCGGAGGGCGGCACGCGGGCCGGTCCGGACGTGCCGCTGCTCGTGGAGCTGCACGCCCTGCGATCCGACGCGCTGGCCTGCGCGGCGACCACCCGCACCCGCAAGGAGCGCGCGGCGTTCGAGGCGATCGCGGCCGGGCTGGAGCGGTTGCTCGCCGGCCGTGGCGGCACCCTGGTCTCACCGCGCCCCGGGCACGCGTTCAGCGCCGCCACGATGGAGGCGGCGGAGGTCCTGACCACAGACGACGCGGCGCTCGACCGCACCGTGGCCGCCCTGCTGGAACCCGGCCTGGAGGTCGACGGCCGCTCGGTGCGCCCGGCGCGGGTGTCCGTGCACCGCCTGCGGGTGCCGGAGAAGACGAACGGCGCTCCCCCGGGCGGGGAGCGCCGTTCGTAG
- a CDS encoding TerD family protein produces MTKGQRVSLAKRGGGTLTLVRMGLGWDAVKKRGLFGSKSQSIDLDASALLFDTGGNLVDAVWFRQLRSGDGAVQHTGDNLTGAGEGDDESILVDLTRLSPSTTQIVFTVNSFTGQDFSQIENAFCRLIDDTTNDELARYQLTGSGRHNAQIMAKVSRDGAGAWSMTAIGATASGRTFQDLLPATSAHL; encoded by the coding sequence ATGACCAAGGGTCAGAGGGTGTCGCTGGCCAAGCGCGGCGGCGGCACCCTGACCCTGGTCCGGATGGGCCTGGGATGGGACGCGGTGAAGAAGCGCGGCCTGTTCGGCTCGAAGTCCCAGTCGATCGACCTCGACGCGTCCGCGCTGCTGTTCGACACCGGGGGGAACCTGGTCGACGCCGTGTGGTTCCGGCAGCTGCGCAGCGGGGACGGCGCCGTGCAGCACACCGGCGACAACCTCACCGGTGCCGGCGAGGGCGACGACGAGTCGATCCTGGTGGACCTCACCCGGCTGTCGCCGAGCACCACGCAGATCGTCTTCACGGTCAACTCGTTCACCGGCCAGGACTTCTCGCAGATCGAGAACGCCTTCTGCCGGCTGATCGACGACACCACGAACGACGAGCTGGCCCGCTACCAGCTCACGGGATCGGGCCGGCACAACGCGCAGATCATGGCCAAGGTGAGCCGGGACGGCGCGGGCGCGTGGAGCATGACCGCGATCGGCGCCACCGCCAGTGGCCGCACCTTCCAGGACCTGCTCCCCGCCACCTCCGCCCACCTCTAA